The following proteins come from a genomic window of Natronosalvus vescus:
- the paaB gene encoding 1,2-phenylacetyl-CoA epoxidase subunit PaaB, translating to MIWEVFRQEKPGGYHTHCGNVHAPDAEMAKLFAEIQHGRRKPTNSLWVVPQPEVAEVDTEDTNFGGTTDKSYRWAMTYNRVDESFAEEVAESQREQETADRERDQVTAGGNQ from the coding sequence ATGATCTGGGAAGTCTTTCGACAGGAGAAACCGGGTGGCTACCACACCCACTGTGGTAACGTACACGCGCCAGACGCCGAGATGGCGAAGCTGTTCGCCGAAATCCAGCACGGACGGCGGAAACCGACCAACAGTCTTTGGGTCGTCCCACAACCGGAGGTCGCAGAAGTCGACACCGAGGACACGAACTTCGGGGGGACGACCGACAAGTCCTACCGATGGGCGATGACCTACAATCGCGTCGACGAGTCCTTCGCCGAAGAGGTTGCCGAGTCCCAGCGCGAACAGGAAACCGCCGACCGTGAACGAGACCAGGTCACCGCGGGTGGGAACCAATGA
- a CDS encoding helix-turn-helix domain-containing protein: MIEECLVVEFAVTGDHCPLADATRVTGQRIDARPPQRRSDGYTLLRCSGPAEGRLTETLDDDDRLRYLHASRSDGRINYRCLSRHPCIVHALIDAGFLVDSIQYDGGEERYTGAVVGHNVLEGVLEAAGETVGVTLERIYPLGDEDERAVAGRWDLTPAQEAALRVAYEMGYFQVPKAVTASEVGDELGIGKSAFLERLRRGQAAMFGQIFG; encoded by the coding sequence GTGATCGAGGAGTGTCTCGTCGTCGAGTTCGCCGTCACCGGCGACCACTGTCCCCTGGCGGACGCCACGCGGGTGACCGGCCAACGTATCGACGCCCGCCCGCCACAGCGTCGGTCTGACGGTTACACGCTTTTGCGGTGTAGCGGGCCGGCAGAGGGCCGTCTCACCGAGACGCTCGACGACGACGACCGGCTCCGCTACCTGCACGCCTCTCGCTCCGATGGCCGAATCAACTACCGGTGTCTGTCCCGTCACCCCTGTATCGTCCACGCGCTGATCGACGCGGGTTTCCTCGTCGATTCGATCCAGTACGACGGCGGCGAGGAACGCTACACCGGGGCCGTCGTCGGCCACAACGTCCTCGAGGGTGTCCTCGAGGCCGCCGGCGAAACGGTTGGCGTGACCCTCGAGCGAATTTATCCGCTCGGCGACGAGGACGAGCGAGCGGTCGCTGGCCGATGGGATCTCACGCCCGCACAGGAAGCGGCCCTCCGGGTCGCCTACGAAATGGGGTACTTCCAGGTACCAAAAGCCGTTACCGCCAGCGAGGTCGGAGACGAGTTGGGAATCGGAAAATCGGCGTTCCTCGAACGACTGCGGCGGGGTCAGGCTGCGATGTTTGGGCAGATTTTTGGGTAG
- the paaA gene encoding 1,2-phenylacetyl-CoA epoxidase subunit PaaA: protein MDLETVKQRAEPRAFSPKDDLPEEYRKAATRMIQFHANSEIMGAYLERPFIRQAPSLDRKLAFSAKVQDEIGHGQLLYRAAESLGIKTRDEMLDELANGEGKFLNCFHYPMEKWTETPMIGFFVDGAAMRRQATLKRSSWEPYAHAMDKVCFEEGFHVKHGEDILRELATGSRKEQEMVQEAFDVWWPRIIQFFGPTDDKSTHHDFSSEVGLKMMSNDELRNAFLTAYIPKAKKYGLEIPDEPRIEKRDDGTYKVVEDDLDWDEFFTVAKNDYDGSYEQIGKRHDTQEAVEWVRSVLDENEQAAMGTAPQAAD from the coding sequence ATGGATCTCGAGACGGTCAAACAGCGGGCTGAGCCGCGGGCGTTCAGTCCGAAAGACGACCTCCCCGAGGAGTACCGGAAGGCGGCGACCCGGATGATCCAGTTCCACGCGAACTCGGAAATTATGGGCGCGTACCTGGAGCGGCCGTTCATCCGACAGGCACCGTCGCTCGACCGAAAGCTCGCGTTCTCCGCGAAGGTACAGGACGAAATCGGTCACGGACAACTCCTGTACCGGGCGGCCGAATCCCTGGGAATCAAAACCCGCGACGAGATGCTCGACGAACTGGCCAACGGCGAGGGGAAGTTCCTCAACTGCTTCCACTACCCGATGGAGAAGTGGACCGAGACGCCGATGATCGGCTTCTTCGTCGACGGCGCGGCGATGCGTCGCCAGGCCACGCTCAAGCGCTCGAGCTGGGAGCCCTACGCCCACGCCATGGACAAGGTCTGCTTCGAGGAGGGGTTCCACGTCAAACACGGCGAGGACATCCTGCGTGAACTCGCAACTGGGTCGCGGAAAGAACAGGAGATGGTTCAGGAGGCCTTCGACGTGTGGTGGCCACGCATCATCCAGTTCTTTGGCCCAACCGACGACAAGAGCACCCACCACGACTTCTCGAGCGAGGTCGGGCTCAAGATGATGAGCAATGACGAGCTTCGAAACGCCTTCCTGACGGCATACATCCCGAAGGCGAAGAAGTACGGACTCGAGATTCCGGACGAACCGCGGATCGAGAAGCGCGACGACGGCACCTACAAAGTCGTCGAGGACGACCTCGACTGGGACGAGTTCTTCACCGTCGCCAAAAACGACTACGACGGGAGCTACGAACAGATCGGGAAGCGCCACGACACCCAGGAGGCCGTCGAGTGGGTGCGCAGCGTCCTCGACGAGAACGAACAGGCGGCGATGGGAACCGCCCCACAGGCGGCTGATTGA